One Gimesia aquarii DNA segment encodes these proteins:
- a CDS encoding tetratricopeptide repeat protein has translation MMDHYLKRIVFRQISLNLTILTVCLCLQQNVMAQTNGNRNSQPMTPTELQAFGKQIQQTVRSQDAVKFRELFDWQTFINRTLAEFEQNPAVQQSMKPIRQQLQATYDGTNQGIDSELLAEIANGADYRFLTMRKEQNQYKVIFRFLRPDWSLDYHALIIEKHQSGNLKIIDIDSFSTGELLSQTIKWSLIPEIQKAQLNVQNKLNAEEKSRIQEQKKLYDFLNLSSGKGDPFQAYQQLSKQYKGRKTVLLRLAQDTIEKENHKKYLQVLNVFRKYHPGDSTAELLSIDYFVLMGDYASALECLDRLNASIKIVDPYLYSLRAGILIEMGDIVLAGKYAGKASEIEPNLLQPYMHLINISVMQSNFDQTIKYLDILKSKFGFSYEDLDLSELDNYTKFTNSTQFKKWKANQK, from the coding sequence ATGATGGATCATTATCTCAAACGAATTGTTTTTCGGCAAATTTCACTCAATCTCACTATTTTAACGGTCTGTCTATGCTTGCAACAAAATGTGATGGCTCAGACGAATGGAAATCGTAATTCACAACCGATGACTCCGACAGAATTGCAGGCATTTGGCAAGCAGATCCAACAGACAGTACGTTCTCAGGACGCAGTAAAATTCCGTGAATTATTCGACTGGCAAACATTTATAAATAGGACACTCGCTGAATTCGAACAGAATCCAGCCGTCCAGCAATCTATGAAACCGATCCGCCAGCAACTACAAGCAACTTATGATGGAACTAACCAGGGGATTGATAGCGAATTGCTGGCTGAAATTGCTAATGGAGCTGATTATCGCTTTTTAACTATGAGAAAAGAGCAGAATCAGTACAAAGTCATTTTCCGCTTTCTTAGACCAGACTGGAGTTTGGACTACCACGCCTTGATTATTGAAAAACATCAATCTGGCAATTTAAAGATTATTGACATCGATAGCTTTTCTACCGGTGAATTGCTCTCGCAAACGATCAAATGGTCTTTAATACCGGAAATCCAGAAAGCACAATTAAATGTTCAAAACAAACTGAATGCTGAAGAAAAAAGCCGCATTCAAGAGCAAAAAAAATTATACGACTTTCTAAACCTCTCCTCAGGAAAAGGCGATCCCTTTCAAGCCTATCAGCAACTTTCCAAGCAGTATAAAGGAAGAAAAACCGTTTTATTGAGACTGGCTCAAGATACCATCGAAAAAGAGAATCACAAAAAATATCTGCAAGTCTTGAATGTGTTCCGTAAATACCATCCGGGTGATTCAACCGCAGAATTGTTAAGCATCGATTACTTTGTATTAATGGGCGATTATGCCTCAGCTTTGGAGTGTCTTGATCGCTTAAATGCCTCAATCAAAATCGTCGACCCTTACCTTTACTCTTTACGAGCAGGCATCCTGATCGAAATGGGTGACATCGTCTTGGCAGGGAAATACGCGGGAAAAGCAAGCGAAATTGAACCGAACTTATTACAACCCTATATGCATCTCATCAATATTTCCGTAATGCAAAGCAACTTCGATCAAACCATCAAATATCTGGACATCTTGAAATCGAAATTTGGTTTTTCATATGAAGATCTCGATCTCAGTGAATTGGACAACTATACCAAATTTACGAATTCTACCCAGTTTAAAAAATGGAAAGCGAACCAAAAGTAA
- a CDS encoding prenyltransferase/squalene oxidase repeat-containing protein: MSNFKIVSFAALTLVSSSLTMAQTPEKSKKLQYHYENIAIPQASADEPIRQEFSLELADRYLEQGALAWTKQRKCISCHTNGLYLFSRPELSGELGPPSSESRDFFVKELRKLKAMDREKLLKGIRPTQVAYIAAGLAEWDRHISKTLSPQTDEALRFMLSLQAKDGSWGNADCWPPLESSNFQGATVAARALSSAPGWLDGLKDETLQSGVERLKAYLQNTEPAHDYGRLIFLWTAARYPDLISDEKKQALIEMVMQHQRPDGGWSIRTFAAPEAWGRGNRAKKLREETEFDKTANAWKNPASDGHQTGLAILVLRENGVPANDPRIQKGIQWLLKNQRESGRWWTRSLNTDRWHFITYSGTFYPLQALKQCNVLPTLKQTTAR, translated from the coding sequence ATGAGCAATTTTAAAATCGTCTCGTTTGCTGCGCTGACTTTGGTTAGTTCGTCTTTGACGATGGCACAAACACCTGAAAAAAGTAAAAAACTTCAGTATCACTATGAGAACATTGCCATTCCACAAGCGAGCGCCGATGAGCCGATTCGTCAAGAATTTTCGCTTGAATTGGCGGACCGTTATCTCGAACAGGGAGCGCTCGCCTGGACGAAGCAGCGGAAATGTATCAGTTGCCACACGAATGGTCTGTATCTTTTTTCCAGACCTGAGTTGAGTGGGGAATTAGGGCCACCGTCCAGTGAAAGTCGTGACTTCTTTGTTAAGGAGCTACGAAAATTGAAAGCCATGGATCGGGAAAAGTTACTAAAAGGAATTCGGCCAACTCAGGTAGCTTATATTGCAGCAGGATTAGCAGAGTGGGATCGGCATATCAGTAAAACGCTTTCACCTCAGACCGACGAAGCATTGCGGTTTATGTTGAGCTTGCAGGCAAAGGATGGGAGTTGGGGCAATGCGGATTGCTGGCCTCCGTTAGAATCGAGCAACTTTCAGGGAGCGACTGTCGCAGCGCGAGCACTTTCCTCTGCACCAGGCTGGTTAGATGGTTTAAAAGACGAGACTTTACAGTCTGGAGTAGAGAGGCTTAAAGCTTACTTACAGAATACGGAGCCAGCACACGATTACGGCCGACTGATTTTCTTATGGACGGCGGCCCGCTATCCGGATTTGATCAGTGATGAGAAGAAACAGGCATTGATCGAGATGGTGATGCAGCATCAACGACCCGATGGGGGCTGGTCCATTCGTACTTTTGCAGCCCCTGAAGCCTGGGGGCGAGGAAATCGTGCAAAGAAGTTACGCGAAGAAACCGAATTTGATAAAACTGCTAATGCCTGGAAGAATCCAGCCAGTGATGGGCATCAGACGGGTTTGGCGATTCTTGTTTTACGCGAAAATGGTGTGCCCGCCAACGATCCACGGATTCAAAAAGGCATTCAATGGTTGCTGAAAAATCAACGCGAGTCGGGACGCTGGTGGACAAGGTCACTTAACACCGACCGCTGGCATTTCATTACTTATAGTGGAACTTTTTATCCCTTGCAGGCGCTCAAACAGTGTAATGTCTTACCGACATTGAAACAAACAACGGCGAGATGA
- a CDS encoding DUF1559 domain-containing protein, producing MNKGRMKISSGFTLIELLVVIAIIAILIALLLPAVQQAREAARRSSCKNNMKQIGLAMHNYHSAHNTFPPGYITKTACNTTGVWPACNMGELGVYGWATFVLPFMDQAPLYNLLNTGSVTLDQNLANATVRQALQKPMTVFLCPSDPGPNLNDYESASDRYDFNVTDGTTVYQIARSNYVMVANAWDSTTPAVYRIQYGPAHGIGFANSNIRFRDITDGTSNTLLAGERAYIYKTANKVGGANVIGFSGSNNTQSSSYARKGNGLAAIGLTYNGINAIVGGEHDVRGFSSNHVGGAHFVFCDGSVHFLSENIDYKKGTVSVATHVQDINSTFQRLAVRDDGQVVGEF from the coding sequence ATGAACAAAGGCCGAATGAAAATTTCAAGTGGGTTTACTCTGATTGAGTTATTAGTGGTCATTGCGATCATCGCTATTCTGATCGCATTATTGTTACCCGCTGTGCAACAGGCGCGAGAGGCTGCACGGAGGTCGTCTTGTAAAAACAACATGAAGCAAATTGGTTTGGCAATGCACAACTATCACTCTGCGCATAACACGTTTCCACCAGGCTATATCACAAAAACAGCCTGTAATACGACAGGTGTCTGGCCTGCTTGCAACATGGGAGAGTTGGGAGTCTACGGGTGGGCAACGTTCGTGTTGCCCTTCATGGATCAGGCTCCTCTGTACAATTTACTCAATACAGGCAGTGTGACCCTTGACCAAAACTTAGCAAATGCCACCGTGCGTCAAGCGTTGCAAAAACCGATGACGGTCTTTCTCTGTCCTTCCGATCCAGGACCCAATCTCAATGATTATGAATCGGCTTCTGATCGATATGATTTCAATGTGACTGATGGCACCACTGTCTATCAGATTGCTCGTTCGAATTATGTCATGGTGGCAAACGCCTGGGACAGCACGACGCCTGCTGTCTATCGGATTCAATACGGTCCCGCTCATGGAATTGGTTTCGCTAATTCGAACATTCGTTTCCGTGACATTACCGATGGAACGAGTAACACGCTCCTTGCTGGCGAAAGAGCGTATATCTACAAAACAGCAAACAAAGTTGGCGGAGCCAATGTAATTGGGTTCTCAGGTTCGAATAATACGCAAAGTAGCAGCTATGCCAGAAAAGGGAACGGGCTGGCTGCGATTGGTCTGACTTACAATGGCATCAACGCGATTGTCGGGGGAGAACACGATGTGCGCGGTTTTAGTAGTAATCATGTAGGGGGCGCCCATTTTGTGTTCTGTGATGGATCGGTCCACTTTTTGAGCGAGAATATCGATTACAAAAAAGGCACTGTTTCAGTGGCAACTCACGTTCAAGACATCAATTCCACGTTTCAACGCCTCGCTGTTCGAGACGATGGACAGGTTGTGGGTGAATTCTAA
- a CDS encoding carboxypeptidase regulatory-like domain-containing protein, with protein MTRMMLLAALSIMVVMSVGCSDRAPDMPELGRVHGTITLDGKPLPDVTIYFEPEKGRPSTAKANPDGFYEAFYLIDAKGVKIGPCSVRVEWGIDDSGPAIPVKYGIKSELSLNVKPGDNTYDIEMKSS; from the coding sequence ATGACACGTATGATGTTGCTTGCTGCTCTCTCAATAATGGTCGTAATGAGCGTTGGTTGTAGTGACCGTGCTCCAGATATGCCCGAACTGGGTAGAGTTCATGGAACCATTACCCTCGATGGAAAACCGCTTCCTGACGTCACGATATATTTCGAACCCGAGAAAGGACGTCCCTCAACTGCAAAAGCGAACCCGGATGGGTTTTACGAAGCGTTCTATCTGATTGATGCAAAAGGAGTCAAAATCGGACCCTGCAGCGTCCGAGTGGAATGGGGTATCGACGACTCCGGTCCAGCGATCCCTGTGAAATATGGTATCAAGAGTGAACTGAGTCTTAATGTGAAACCAGGTGATAACACATACGATATTGAGATGAAGTCTAGTTAA
- a CDS encoding DinB family protein — protein MDLLDRLLQHDAWTTRQLLDVCATLNDAELDQEFDIGHRTLRATLDHIIHNMEVWTSLMMQEEIQKQSNLTILGMTQRLAVAEERLANLARKVAKDDAWDELWTDHLDDPPRDKAYGTSIAHIITHSMHHRAQLLYMLRVSGVKPLPEGDVFSWEHNDNLTF, from the coding sequence ATGGATTTACTTGATCGCCTGCTTCAACACGATGCGTGGACCACACGGCAGTTATTAGATGTCTGCGCGACACTCAATGATGCTGAGCTTGATCAGGAATTCGATATTGGTCATCGAACGCTGCGTGCGACATTGGACCATATCATCCACAACATGGAGGTTTGGACCTCATTGATGATGCAGGAAGAAATTCAGAAGCAATCGAACTTAACTATTCTGGGAATGACTCAGCGGCTCGCTGTCGCTGAAGAGCGACTCGCAAACCTTGCACGAAAAGTTGCAAAAGATGATGCATGGGACGAATTATGGACAGATCATCTTGATGATCCACCACGAGACAAAGCCTATGGAACAAGCATCGCGCACATTATCACACACAGCATGCATCACCGTGCGCAACTGCTCTATATGTTGAGAGTCTCTGGTGTAAAACCACTTCCCGAGGGGGATGTCTTTAGTTGGGAGCACAACGATAATCTGACCTTCTAA
- a CDS encoding glycosyltransferase family 87 protein → MSIPPKQPQINNWPAARKILWVVLFICAMAVFAPGYIAALRPDEGQIFDFFKEWASVKNRAAGMPVYSDQRVALKKHLNLKLTNSNGFFDQYNTHPPTANLIAIPFTWLTYRDAHLTWNLVSLGMLCLALYWIVKGLEIQMTVWSTIALLTLLLACDPLQQSLIQGQPNLLLTLLIVGAWKAGNSGRSFVSGMCLGLATAIKIYPAYIFLYFLVRRDWRAISGGAASFGLITLLTTAIFGVDTYRDYLTVALPSLADVTNNWSNASLLAFWKRLFEHSADTIQPLVNSHTLLQISVWSSWLVMTGLVVASIWKTRAEKFSDRGFAITITAMLLMTPTTWHHYFILLALPIGLLLALSQPHTGKRWVVNLVIFALALSPRVVWALAIHSQKAGTPQGITPWENGGMVALPWQSLTVLSYQFYALLVIIVLLWPNKANQAEETIASQEN, encoded by the coding sequence GTGTCGATCCCACCTAAACAACCTCAGATCAATAACTGGCCTGCCGCACGTAAGATCCTGTGGGTGGTCCTCTTTATCTGCGCGATGGCAGTGTTCGCGCCTGGTTACATCGCAGCCCTGAGACCTGACGAGGGACAAATCTTTGATTTTTTTAAGGAGTGGGCCTCTGTTAAAAATCGAGCTGCTGGAATGCCTGTCTACTCAGACCAGCGGGTGGCGCTAAAAAAACACCTCAATCTCAAACTGACAAATTCGAACGGATTTTTTGACCAGTACAATACTCATCCTCCGACAGCAAACCTGATTGCCATCCCGTTTACCTGGTTAACCTATCGTGATGCCCACCTGACATGGAACCTTGTGTCACTTGGTATGCTCTGCCTCGCATTGTACTGGATTGTAAAAGGTCTTGAGATTCAGATGACTGTCTGGTCGACAATCGCATTACTTACTTTGCTTCTGGCCTGTGACCCTCTTCAACAAAGCCTGATTCAGGGTCAGCCCAATCTGCTACTGACTCTGCTGATCGTCGGTGCCTGGAAAGCTGGCAATTCAGGAAGATCTTTCGTTTCGGGAATGTGCCTGGGCTTAGCTACTGCCATCAAAATCTACCCGGCCTATATATTTTTGTACTTCCTAGTTCGACGCGACTGGCGAGCCATCTCTGGAGGAGCTGCCTCTTTTGGTCTGATTACCCTGCTCACTACTGCGATCTTCGGGGTCGACACGTACCGCGATTACCTTACGGTCGCTTTACCCTCACTGGCCGACGTCACCAACAACTGGAGTAATGCATCCCTGCTTGCATTCTGGAAACGACTCTTCGAACACTCAGCAGACACCATACAACCCCTTGTGAATTCGCACACTTTACTACAAATTTCAGTCTGGTCGTCCTGGCTCGTGATGACAGGATTGGTGGTGGCGTCGATCTGGAAAACGCGAGCCGAAAAGTTCAGTGATCGGGGATTCGCGATTACCATCACCGCCATGTTACTCATGACCCCAACCACCTGGCATCATTACTTTATTTTACTCGCTCTGCCAATTGGGTTACTGCTGGCATTATCGCAGCCACATACAGGAAAACGCTGGGTTGTGAATTTAGTCATCTTTGCTCTGGCCCTCAGTCCGCGTGTTGTCTGGGCACTCGCAATTCATTCTCAGAAGGCCGGCACACCGCAGGGAATTACTCCTTGGGAAAACGGTGGCATGGTGGCCCTTCCCTGGCAATCACTCACGGTACTTTCATATCAATTTTATGCACTGTTGGTCATCATCGTACTCCTCTGGCCAAACAAAGCAAATCAAGCCGAAGAAACAATCGCATCTCAAGAAAATTGA
- a CDS encoding neutral/alkaline non-lysosomal ceramidase N-terminal domain-containing protein: MKYLTYFRSGLLLGLMMITHLSYSSYTFAEDVTWKAGSASVVITPEKDLWMAGYGGRTAPAEGKLHDLWLKVLVIEASNGHRGVIVSTDTLGIPQSIYNNVCAALKEKFDLDRNQIMLNSSHTHCGPVLRGALHDIYPLNANHLKDINEYSDKLEQKLVTAVGTAIKKLEPASLYSGKGFTSFAVNRRTNKEAEVPKLRLANELKGPIDHSVPILAVKDKAGKLKTIVFGYACHNTTLSFQKWCGDYAGFAQYDLEAMFPGVTAMFYMGCGADQNPLPRRTVELAQSYGSRLAHAVADVVRLPMVELDPELKTEIEIIDIKLGAHLNKSELEKIASGSPGSYRTRWGSRLLKQLNSGKPFIKSYPFPVEVWRLGKKQLWIAIGGEVVIDYALAMKKEYGPDTWVTGYANDVMAYTPSLRVLKEGGYEGNTSMAVYGMPSHRWSEEIEDKIVESVQRQVKKIRDGK; this comes from the coding sequence ATGAAATATTTAACGTATTTTCGGTCTGGTTTGTTACTCGGTCTGATGATGATTACCCACTTGTCATACTCGAGTTATACATTTGCTGAAGATGTGACCTGGAAAGCGGGATCAGCCAGTGTCGTGATCACTCCAGAAAAAGACCTCTGGATGGCCGGATACGGTGGTCGTACAGCGCCTGCCGAAGGTAAATTACACGACCTCTGGCTCAAAGTCTTAGTGATTGAAGCCAGTAATGGCCATCGTGGCGTGATTGTCTCAACGGACACATTGGGAATTCCGCAATCTATCTATAACAATGTCTGTGCGGCACTCAAAGAGAAATTCGATCTCGACCGCAACCAGATTATGCTCAATAGCTCTCACACTCACTGCGGTCCTGTTTTGCGAGGGGCGCTGCATGATATCTATCCCCTAAATGCAAATCATCTCAAAGACATCAATGAGTATTCCGACAAACTGGAACAAAAACTGGTCACTGCAGTGGGAACCGCCATTAAGAAACTTGAACCCGCCTCACTTTACTCAGGCAAAGGATTTACGAGTTTTGCAGTCAACCGTCGCACAAATAAAGAAGCAGAAGTCCCCAAACTTAGATTGGCTAACGAATTAAAGGGTCCAATTGACCATTCCGTTCCCATTTTAGCTGTGAAAGACAAAGCTGGGAAACTGAAAACCATCGTCTTCGGCTATGCTTGTCACAATACCACACTGAGTTTTCAGAAATGGTGCGGCGACTATGCCGGGTTTGCTCAGTACGATTTGGAAGCCATGTTTCCAGGAGTGACCGCTATGTTCTATATGGGCTGCGGTGCAGATCAGAACCCGCTTCCTCGCAGAACTGTGGAACTGGCCCAGTCTTATGGTTCACGATTGGCTCATGCAGTGGCAGATGTTGTTCGTCTTCCAATGGTTGAACTGGACCCCGAATTGAAAACCGAGATTGAGATTATCGACATCAAATTAGGAGCTCATCTTAACAAATCAGAGTTAGAAAAAATTGCCTCTGGTAGCCCGGGTTCCTACAGAACCCGCTGGGGTTCAAGGTTACTCAAACAACTTAACTCCGGAAAACCCTTTATCAAGTCGTATCCCTTTCCTGTTGAAGTCTGGAGACTCGGCAAGAAACAGCTCTGGATTGCAATCGGTGGTGAAGTCGTAATTGACTACGCACTCGCCATGAAAAAAGAATATGGTCCCGACACCTGGGTAACGGGCTATGCGAATGATGTGATGGCATACACGCCCTCACTGAGGGTTCTGAAAGAAGGAGGTTACGAAGGCAACACCTCCATGGCCGTTTATGGAATGCCCTCACATCGCTGGTCTGAAGAAATCGAAGATAAAATCGTTGAAAGTGTGCAACGACAGGTGAAAAAGATCCGTGATGGAAAATAG
- the acnA gene encoding aconitate hydratase AcnA, which produces MASGNPFGAESQLKTADGELSYFRLQKLIDDGIGEIETLPYSIRVLLESCLRNVDGFVVNEADVNNLANWSAESPNPVEIPFKPGRVVLQDFTGVPAVVDLAALRSAMVRLGGDPQKINPLVPCDLVIDHSVQVDEFATRFSLQHNVEKEFERNQERYQFLRWGQQALNNFSVVPPATGIVHQVNLEYLAKVVLTKDGVAYPDSLVGTDSHTTMINGLGVVGWGVGGIEAEAVMLGQPIYMLTPEVVGFKLTGGLPEGATATDLVLRIVQMLREHGVVGKFVEFYGPGLSNMSLADRATIANMAPEYGATIGFFPVDDETLNYMRRTGRTEAEVDLVDRYYKAQGLFRTDSSPEPRFTSGLQLDLSTVEVSLAGPKRPQDRIALTEMKSQWHRDLSETFGKSDPSETSVAVEYDNQNFNLEDGSVVIAAITSCTNTSNPSVMIGAGLLAKKAAEKGLTRKPWVKTSLAPGSRVVTDYLEKSGLTPYLDQLGFNLVGYGCTTCIGNSGPLPQPISKAINENDIVASAVLSGNRNFEGRISPDVRANYLASPPLVVAYALAGTTDIDLSTDPLGQDQAGNDVFLKDLWPSQAEVNAAMESSITPEMFREQYGKATEGSPEWQDINGGDGDIFAWDEKSTYVQEPPFFVDMPTTPAPISSITGARVLVSVGDSVTTDHISPAGAIKADSPAGKYLQENGVTPQNFNSYGSRRGNDRVMTRGTFANIRLSNLLAPGTTGGVTTYLPTGDQTSIYEASLKYKEAGTPLIVLAGGDYGMGSSRDWAAKGTFLLGIKAVIATSFERIHRSNLVGMGVLPLQFRDGESREELGLDGTESFDIELDDDLKPGQAIRVTATKADGTQVLFTAQCRVDTPVEVEYYRNGGILHKVLRDLAQS; this is translated from the coding sequence ATGGCTTCCGGAAATCCTTTTGGCGCGGAAAGTCAATTAAAAACAGCAGACGGAGAATTGAGTTACTTCCGCCTGCAGAAACTGATTGATGATGGCATTGGTGAAATTGAAACGCTTCCATATTCGATACGAGTCTTACTTGAATCTTGCCTGCGAAACGTTGATGGCTTCGTTGTCAACGAAGCCGATGTTAATAATCTGGCCAATTGGAGTGCTGAATCACCGAACCCAGTAGAAATCCCATTTAAGCCTGGTCGTGTCGTATTACAAGATTTCACAGGTGTTCCTGCTGTCGTCGATCTGGCCGCTCTCAGAAGCGCAATGGTGCGGCTCGGCGGTGATCCTCAAAAAATCAATCCACTTGTGCCATGCGACCTGGTGATCGACCACTCGGTTCAAGTCGATGAGTTTGCGACCCGGTTCTCACTGCAACACAATGTGGAAAAAGAATTCGAACGCAATCAGGAACGCTATCAGTTTCTCCGTTGGGGGCAACAGGCATTGAACAACTTCAGTGTCGTACCTCCTGCTACTGGAATTGTGCACCAGGTCAACCTGGAATATCTGGCCAAAGTCGTGCTCACTAAAGACGGCGTTGCTTATCCCGACAGTCTGGTCGGTACTGACAGCCATACAACAATGATCAACGGCCTGGGAGTTGTTGGTTGGGGAGTTGGTGGCATTGAAGCCGAAGCGGTCATGCTTGGCCAACCCATTTATATGCTGACACCAGAAGTTGTCGGCTTCAAACTCACAGGTGGACTTCCAGAAGGAGCCACCGCCACTGACCTGGTACTCAGAATTGTACAGATGTTGCGCGAGCACGGTGTTGTAGGCAAGTTTGTTGAATTTTACGGTCCTGGATTATCAAACATGAGTCTGGCCGACCGCGCTACCATTGCCAACATGGCACCGGAATACGGTGCCACAATCGGCTTCTTTCCCGTAGATGATGAAACACTGAATTACATGCGTCGTACCGGTCGAACTGAGGCCGAAGTCGATCTGGTAGATCGCTATTACAAAGCACAAGGTCTGTTCCGAACTGACAGTTCGCCCGAACCACGTTTCACAAGTGGCTTACAATTGGATCTTTCCACCGTTGAAGTGTCTCTCGCCGGACCGAAACGTCCACAGGACCGCATCGCCTTGACCGAAATGAAATCACAGTGGCACAGAGATCTGAGCGAAACATTCGGCAAATCTGATCCTTCGGAAACGAGTGTTGCAGTCGAATATGATAACCAGAATTTCAATCTCGAAGATGGGTCGGTTGTGATCGCCGCTATTACCAGTTGTACGAATACCAGTAATCCTTCAGTGATGATTGGTGCGGGGTTGTTGGCAAAGAAAGCTGCTGAAAAAGGCCTTACACGAAAACCCTGGGTCAAAACCAGTTTGGCTCCTGGAAGCCGCGTCGTTACAGATTACCTGGAAAAATCGGGACTCACCCCCTACCTCGATCAACTTGGGTTTAATCTAGTTGGCTATGGTTGTACAACCTGCATTGGAAACAGTGGGCCACTTCCACAGCCTATTTCCAAGGCCATCAACGAGAATGATATCGTCGCATCTGCCGTGCTTTCTGGAAACCGTAACTTTGAAGGTCGCATTAGCCCCGATGTCCGTGCAAACTATCTCGCCAGTCCTCCGCTGGTCGTTGCCTATGCTCTGGCAGGAACTACGGATATCGATTTGAGCACGGATCCTCTGGGACAAGATCAAGCAGGTAACGATGTCTTCCTGAAAGATCTCTGGCCCTCCCAGGCTGAAGTCAACGCGGCTATGGAATCTTCGATCACCCCGGAAATGTTCCGAGAACAGTATGGGAAAGCAACAGAAGGTTCTCCTGAATGGCAAGACATCAATGGCGGTGATGGGGACATTTTTGCATGGGATGAAAAAAGCACCTACGTGCAGGAACCACCTTTCTTTGTTGATATGCCAACCACTCCGGCTCCCATCAGTTCGATCACGGGAGCGCGTGTACTCGTTTCTGTGGGAGACTCTGTGACCACCGATCATATTTCTCCCGCTGGAGCGATCAAAGCCGACTCACCCGCGGGTAAGTATCTTCAGGAAAATGGTGTCACTCCCCAAAATTTCAACAGCTACGGTAGCCGACGTGGCAATGACCGGGTGATGACACGCGGAACGTTTGCGAACATTCGTCTCAGTAACCTACTCGCCCCCGGAACCACCGGTGGTGTGACCACTTACCTTCCTACCGGCGATCAGACTTCGATTTACGAAGCGTCACTCAAATACAAAGAAGCAGGTACACCTCTAATTGTGCTGGCCGGTGGTGATTATGGAATGGGTTCTTCACGCGACTGGGCTGCCAAAGGAACATTTCTGCTGGGTATCAAAGCGGTCATCGCCACCTCATTCGAGCGAATTCACCGATCCAATCTGGTCGGAATGGGTGTGCTGCCTTTGCAATTCCGTGATGGCGAAAGCCGTGAAGAACTGGGACTGGATGGAACAGAATCATTCGACATTGAACTGGATGACGATCTGAAGCCAGGTCAAGCCATTCGCGTAACCGCTACCAAAGCAGATGGGACTCAAGTTCTGTTTACCGCTCAGTGTCGTGTGGATACACCGGTGGAAGTCGAATACTATCGCAATGGCGGCATCCTCCATAAAGTACTCCGTGATCTGGCACAATCCTGA